A window of the Elusimicrobiota bacterium genome harbors these coding sequences:
- a CDS encoding radical SAM protein, whose protein sequence is MRATLIFPGIVLSGWGSFGQGGISENFVPYGLAYISAYAKKEGHDIDLLDFRKLSGWDNFESEVKKRSPGVFGISVMSIDFPSAVEAASRIKAVDSSSIVIIGGVHPTVALEEVRELRQIDHIITREGEISFSRLLSKIEKGEPREKVIEGIPADIGTIPYPDRDIFDYENGEASNPWMPFMEKPFVSIIAGRGCPFNCSFCQPAERMIFGGRAKIRTVPDIIGELEYLRERYKFNSLLIHDDLFTVNSHHVLEFCRAYREEGLPQSFACQARADFIVKNEAAVKEMAETGLKCFLIGFESGSQRILDLLKKGTTVAQNIAAAEICKKYGVSIFANFMLGIPGETAGEVKETVRLIREIRPAYPSLAFFTPYPGTELGDYCAKNGLLLKKAGAFYNRSSSAEGKLKGIDYTFLKAAAERAQDYDRKSLYPSYPGESAGAAGSHGFASRVWKKFRTQTTGAFAKKVFQYLRWRWLYLRYGLY, encoded by the coding sequence ATGCGAGCTACTTTGATCTTTCCCGGCATCGTTCTGAGCGGCTGGGGAAGTTTTGGGCAAGGCGGGATAAGCGAAAATTTCGTGCCGTACGGGCTGGCTTATATTTCCGCTTACGCTAAAAAAGAAGGGCATGATATAGACCTGCTGGATTTCCGCAAACTCAGCGGCTGGGATAATTTCGAATCGGAGGTGAAAAAAAGATCGCCCGGAGTTTTCGGGATCTCCGTAATGAGCATCGATTTTCCCTCCGCCGTTGAGGCCGCCTCAAGGATAAAGGCCGTGGACAGTTCTTCTATAGTCATTATCGGCGGCGTTCACCCCACGGTGGCGTTAGAGGAGGTGCGCGAATTACGGCAGATCGATCATATAATCACAAGAGAGGGGGAAATAAGCTTTTCCCGGCTTTTGTCTAAAATAGAAAAAGGAGAACCGCGGGAAAAGGTTATAGAAGGGATTCCGGCGGATATAGGGACCATTCCTTATCCGGACAGGGATATCTTTGACTATGAGAACGGAGAGGCCTCCAACCCCTGGATGCCGTTCATGGAAAAGCCTTTTGTGTCCATAATAGCGGGCAGAGGGTGCCCCTTCAACTGCTCTTTCTGTCAGCCGGCCGAGCGCATGATATTCGGCGGAAGAGCGAAAATAAGGACGGTACCCGATATTATCGGCGAACTTGAATATTTAAGGGAAAGATATAAATTCAACAGCCTGCTCATCCATGACGACCTTTTCACGGTGAACAGCCATCATGTCCTTGAGTTCTGCAGGGCTTACAGGGAGGAAGGCTTGCCACAGTCTTTTGCCTGCCAGGCCAGGGCCGATTTTATAGTGAAGAACGAGGCTGCCGTGAAAGAAATGGCTGAGACCGGGCTTAAATGCTTTCTGATAGGTTTCGAAAGCGGAAGCCAGAGGATACTGGACCTGCTGAAAAAGGGGACAACCGTCGCCCAGAACATTGCGGCTGCGGAGATCTGTAAAAAATACGGCGTAAGTATTTTCGCTAATTTCATGCTCGGCATACCGGGGGAAACGGCCGGAGAAGTAAAAGAAACGGTCAGGCTTATACGGGAAATACGACCCGCCTACCCGAGTCTGGCGTTCTTCACTCCGTATCCGGGCACCGAACTGGGCGATTACTGCGCGAAGAACGGGCTGTTGCTTAAAAAAGCGGGCGCTTTTTATAACAGGTCCTCCAGCGCGGAAGGCAAGCTGAAAGGTATTGATTATACTTTTCTCAAAGCTGCGGCGGAAAGGGCGCAGGATTATGACAGGAAGTCTTTATATCCCTCGTACCCTGGCGAATCGGCCGGAGCCGCCGGCTCTCACGGGTTTGCCAGCAGAGTCTGGAAAAAATTCAGGACCCAAACTACCGGCGCGTTCGCGAAAAAAGTTTTTCAGTATCTGCGCTGGCGCTGGCTTTATCTAAGATACGGCCTGTATTGA
- a CDS encoding dTDP-4-dehydrorhamnose 3,5-epimerase family protein: MEKHIKCSKCPIEGVYILDPKIHTDQRGSLMKVFNYDDFSAHGLETGFKESFFSVSAKNVVRGMHFQTPPFAYTKLVYVTHGAILDVLLDLRRSSPTYGKYFSLELTWRNSKIIYLPRGLAHGFLSLEDHSCVVYMQTSTHAPDHDAGVRWDSFGFDWGIKDPVLSPRDAAFPAFDGFASPF; the protein is encoded by the coding sequence ATGGAAAAGCATATAAAGTGCAGTAAATGCCCGATAGAGGGAGTTTATATCCTGGACCCCAAAATCCACACCGATCAGCGCGGGTCTTTGATGAAAGTTTTTAATTATGATGACTTCTCCGCTCACGGACTTGAAACAGGGTTTAAAGAAAGTTTTTTTTCCGTTTCCGCTAAAAATGTCGTCCGCGGGATGCATTTCCAAACCCCGCCTTTCGCCTATACCAAGCTGGTTTATGTCACACATGGGGCCATACTGGACGTGCTTCTGGATTTAAGGCGTTCAAGCCCCACTTATGGCAAATATTTCAGCCTGGAGCTGACTTGGCGCAACAGCAAAATAATATACCTGCCAAGAGGATTGGCGCATGGCTTCCTCTCTCTTGAAGACCATTCCTGCGTGGTGTATATGCAGACCAGCACCCACGCGCCCGACCATGACGCGGGCGTCAGGTGGGATTCTTTCGGTTTTGACTGGGGAATAAAAGACCCGGTGCTTTCCCCGCGTGACGCGGCTTTCCCGGCTTTTGACGGATTTGCCTCCCCTTTCTGA
- the secA gene encoding preprotein translocase subunit SecA — protein MLKKLVEAIIGSRSERALQKIHPLVEQINALEDEISRLSDGGLRLKTAEFKERLAKGETENDILPEAFACVRESAKRTLKMRPYDVQLIGGIVLHRGKIAEMRTGEGKTLVATLPTYLNALSGKGVHVVTVNDYLAKRDSLWMGPVHEFLGLTVGFIQHDMNNEERRQMYNCDITYVTNNEIGFDYLRDNMVMDKSERVMRSRNYAVVDEVDSILVDEARTPLIISGPAEESTDKYYIVNRVIPLLTPRFVTEKEEIESKREGTDLGKGYDALVDEKSHNVTLTEEGVAKAEKILSVGNIYDDVGSEWAHHLTQGLRAHHLFRKDVEYVVKDGEIVIVDEFTGRLMPGRRWSDGLHQAIEAKETLRIKEENQTLATITFQNYFKLYAKLSGMTGTAMTEADEFWEIYKLDVVEIPPNRPCVRADSADRIYRTEREKNNAVVAEIEERWRKGQPMLVGTRSIEKSEKYSAMLRAKGIPHQVLNAKYHEMEAQIIAQAGRRSQVTIATNMAGRGTDIVLGGTPAEEENQKLVVAAGGLHVMGTERHESRRIDNQLRGRCARQGDPGSSVFYVSLEDELMRLFGSERISAIMEKLGMEEGEVIESMLVSRQIEGAQKRVEGMNFDSRKQLLDYDNVMNKQRLAVYELRNVVLDGLDVTERVKSMINEAAVERLNQNASEGQAAALWNIEMLNVYLKKVFGFALAYSEDELRGLTLAAAQADIEKRALEAYQRRTEEFAQREVNFGEMQRILLLQIIDHIWKNHLYDLDHLKKGVGLRAYGQKDPLIEYQKESYSLFENMLGRVRDEMVEYIFRIQLPPKVVPRPVAAEPQGQAGAQPPAEKKPQNKFINSKTGRNDPCPCGSGKKYKKCHGA, from the coding sequence ATGCTGAAAAAACTTGTTGAGGCAATTATAGGTTCCAGGAGCGAACGCGCCCTGCAAAAAATCCACCCGCTGGTGGAGCAGATAAACGCTTTAGAGGACGAAATTTCCAGGCTTTCGGACGGCGGACTGCGTCTTAAAACCGCGGAATTCAAGGAACGGCTGGCCAAGGGCGAAACCGAGAACGACATTCTGCCCGAGGCTTTCGCCTGCGTAAGGGAATCTGCCAAGCGCACCCTTAAAATGCGTCCTTACGACGTGCAGCTTATAGGCGGCATAGTGCTGCACCGCGGAAAGATAGCCGAGATGCGCACCGGCGAAGGTAAAACGTTGGTGGCCACGCTGCCCACGTACCTGAACGCCCTGTCCGGCAAGGGCGTGCATGTGGTTACCGTCAATGATTACCTGGCCAAGAGGGACTCCCTGTGGATGGGCCCAGTACACGAATTTCTGGGGCTCACGGTCGGCTTCATACAGCACGACATGAATAACGAAGAGCGCAGGCAAATGTACAACTGCGACATCACCTACGTCACCAACAACGAAATAGGCTTTGATTACCTGCGCGATAACATGGTGATGGACAAGTCGGAACGCGTTATGCGCTCGCGCAATTACGCGGTAGTGGACGAAGTGGACTCTATTTTAGTGGACGAGGCCCGCACCCCGCTCATCATCTCGGGCCCCGCCGAGGAATCCACAGACAAGTACTACATAGTCAACCGCGTCATACCGCTTTTAACGCCGCGTTTCGTCACCGAGAAAGAGGAAATAGAGTCCAAGCGCGAAGGCACCGACCTTGGCAAGGGCTATGACGCCCTGGTGGACGAGAAAAGCCACAATGTCACGCTTACGGAAGAAGGAGTGGCCAAAGCCGAGAAAATTTTGAGCGTCGGCAATATTTACGATGATGTGGGCTCCGAATGGGCGCACCACCTTACGCAGGGCCTGAGGGCTCACCATCTGTTCAGGAAAGATGTTGAGTACGTGGTCAAGGACGGCGAAATAGTCATAGTGGACGAATTCACCGGCCGTCTTATGCCCGGGCGCCGCTGGTCCGACGGCCTGCACCAGGCCATAGAGGCCAAGGAAACTCTCCGCATAAAAGAGGAGAACCAGACCCTAGCCACCATCACCTTCCAGAATTATTTCAAGCTTTACGCGAAGCTTTCCGGCATGACCGGCACGGCCATGACCGAGGCCGACGAGTTTTGGGAAATATATAAGCTGGATGTGGTGGAAATACCGCCCAACCGCCCCTGCGTGCGCGCGGACTCCGCCGACCGCATTTACCGCACCGAGCGCGAGAAAAACAACGCCGTAGTAGCGGAAATAGAAGAACGCTGGCGCAAGGGACAGCCCATGCTTGTGGGCACCCGCTCTATAGAAAAATCCGAAAAGTATTCAGCTATGCTGCGCGCCAAGGGCATACCGCACCAGGTTTTAAACGCCAAATACCATGAAATGGAGGCCCAGATAATAGCCCAGGCGGGCCGCAGGAGCCAGGTGACCATAGCCACCAACATGGCGGGGCGCGGCACCGATATAGTTCTGGGGGGAACTCCGGCGGAAGAGGAAAACCAGAAACTAGTCGTGGCGGCGGGCGGTCTGCATGTGATGGGCACCGAGCGCCATGAATCGCGCCGTATAGACAACCAGCTGCGCGGCCGCTGCGCCCGACAGGGCGACCCGGGCAGTTCGGTGTTTTATGTGTCGCTTGAAGACGAGCTGATGCGCCTTTTCGGCTCGGAGCGCATTTCCGCCATAATGGAAAAGCTGGGCATGGAAGAGGGCGAGGTGATAGAATCCATGCTGGTCAGCCGCCAGATAGAAGGCGCGCAAAAGCGCGTTGAGGGCATGAATTTCGACTCCAGAAAGCAGCTGCTGGACTACGATAATGTTATGAACAAGCAGCGCCTGGCGGTTTACGAACTGCGCAATGTGGTGCTTGACGGTTTGGATGTTACCGAGCGCGTAAAAAGCATGATAAACGAAGCCGCCGTGGAACGGCTTAACCAAAACGCTTCCGAGGGGCAGGCCGCGGCCCTGTGGAACATCGAAATGCTGAATGTCTACCTTAAAAAAGTGTTCGGCTTCGCGCTTGCCTACAGCGAGGACGAGCTGCGGGGGCTAACGCTGGCGGCCGCGCAGGCGGACATAGAAAAACGCGCCCTTGAGGCGTATCAGCGCAGAACCGAGGAATTCGCCCAGCGCGAAGTGAATTTCGGCGAGATGCAGAGAATACTGCTTTTGCAGATAATAGATCATATCTGGAAAAATCATCTTTATGACCTGGACCATCTTAAAAAGGGAGTAGGTCTGCGCGCCTACGGGCAGAAAGACCCCCTGATCGAATACCAGAAAGAGTCATATTCTCTGTTCGAGAACATGCTGGGGCGCGTGCGCGATGAGATGGTGGAATATATTTTCCGCATACAATTGCCGCCGAAGGTGGTTCCCCGGCCCGTTGCCGCCGAGCCGCAGGGCCAGGCAGGCGCTCAGCCCCCGGCCGAGAAAAAACCGCAGAATAAATTCATTAACTCTAAAACAGGCCGCAACGACCCCTGTCCCTGCGGTTCCGGGAAGAAGTACAAAAAATGCCACGGAGCGTAG
- the lnt gene encoding apolipoprotein N-acyltransferase translates to MANSKEANSNFFSVATIRSLAIRCSLPLSTSLLLILSYPKFNQGWLAWLALAPLVYSLLSAKTLKAALLRGFFSGFFFYLGLLYWIYPTMRAGQVGPAVSALGLALLAALLSLEFLLVSGFGFYLKKAGPGVFPYVFSAAWAAMEWAKITVNYKAVWFPWFTLAYTQWQYTKIIQIVSVTGLYGLSFAVALSGALAGALIHKKEKPIKAMIQFSPALALLAGLWFYGAGELKKAESIAFKAPLNASLLQPAIDLYAKWDASQAAAIEAKINGLIKGIEKTDLIVWPENALPGWIENKHYGAWVSDIAVEKQTANFVGSVSRGDGSRVAAFLVDSSGTITAEYYKRVLVPFGEYVPFRDFLGSYIKPVAALGEFLPGSFSQPLMEVGRQKSKSVKIAGVICYESIFPFLFREDASKGAEIFVNITNDGWYLDTAAPYQHLLVNIFRAVETRRPVIRAANNGISAYIDPWGRIQSSLGLNSAGVLDVEVRLAAVPVESFYVRHGDLFAYATALLCAAFLLPMLFL, encoded by the coding sequence ATGGCGAATAGCAAAGAAGCCAATAGTAATTTTTTTTCGGTTGCCACTATTCGCTCTCTTGCTATTCGCTGTTCGCTCCCTTTATCCACCTCCCTGCTTCTTATCCTGAGTTATCCTAAGTTTAACCAGGGCTGGTTGGCGTGGCTGGCGCTCGCTCCGCTGGTTTATTCGCTGCTGTCGGCCAAAACCCTGAAAGCGGCGCTTTTGCGCGGATTTTTTTCCGGCTTCTTTTTTTATCTCGGGCTGCTTTACTGGATATATCCCACTATGCGCGCGGGCCAGGTCGGGCCGGCGGTTTCGGCGCTGGGGCTGGCGCTGCTTGCCGCGCTGCTCTCGCTTGAATTCCTGCTGGTTTCCGGTTTTGGCTTTTATCTTAAAAAGGCCGGCCCCGGTGTTTTCCCTTATGTGTTCTCCGCCGCGTGGGCCGCGATGGAATGGGCCAAAATTACCGTAAACTATAAGGCGGTGTGGTTCCCGTGGTTTACGCTTGCCTATACTCAGTGGCAATACACGAAAATTATACAGATAGTTTCCGTTACCGGGCTTTACGGGCTCAGCTTTGCCGTAGCTTTGAGCGGTGCGCTCGCGGGCGCGCTTATCCACAAAAAGGAAAAACCTATTAAAGCCATGATTCAATTTTCGCCGGCCCTTGCGCTACTGGCCGGTTTATGGTTTTACGGCGCCGGAGAACTTAAAAAAGCGGAGTCCATTGCCTTTAAAGCGCCGCTCAACGCCAGTCTGCTTCAACCCGCCATAGATCTTTACGCCAAGTGGGACGCCAGCCAGGCGGCCGCAATTGAGGCTAAAATAAACGGCCTGATAAAAGGAATAGAAAAAACCGACCTTATCGTATGGCCGGAAAACGCCCTGCCCGGCTGGATAGAAAATAAACACTACGGCGCCTGGGTGTCGGATATCGCTGTTGAAAAACAGACAGCCAATTTTGTGGGTTCGGTTTCGCGCGGCGACGGCAGCCGAGTGGCGGCTTTTCTGGTGGATTCATCGGGGACCATAACGGCGGAATATTACAAACGGGTGCTGGTGCCCTTCGGCGAATATGTGCCGTTCAGGGATTTTCTGGGCAGCTACATAAAACCGGTGGCCGCGCTTGGGGAATTTCTGCCGGGCAGCTTCTCGCAGCCGCTCATGGAAGTCGGTCGGCAAAAAAGCAAAAGCGTGAAGATAGCCGGAGTTATCTGCTATGAATCCATTTTCCCTTTCCTTTTCAGGGAGGATGCCTCAAAGGGAGCTGAAATTTTTGTCAATATAACGAACGACGGCTGGTATCTGGACACCGCCGCCCCCTATCAGCATTTGCTTGTAAATATCTTCAGGGCGGTGGAAACCCGCCGCCCGGTCATCCGGGCCGCGAACAACGGCATTTCGGCGTATATAGATCCATGGGGCAGGATCCAAAGCAGCCTTGGGCTTAACAGCGCGGGGGTATTGGACGTCGAGGTGCGGCTTGCCGCCGTTCCGGTCGAAAGTTTTTATGTCCGACACGGCGACCTGTTCGCCTATGCGACCGCCTTGCTTTGCGCCGCCTTCCTGCTTCCTATGCTGTTCCTGTAA
- a CDS encoding histone deacetylase: protein MKIVFSKKYTVNNHDHVFRADKFEGALKTLLREKIISRGDIVEAPEPSREDLRLAHSAPWVDKNLSFSFTAKDSARAELEITPEVVLAHLMNVGGTVKAAEIALSDGLGVNCGGGAHHAFADHGEGFCLLNDIAVAVKKLLKTEKIRRAVIVDLDAHQGNGTASIFEKDKRVFTFSMHNRDIYPEKKEKSSLDIELRPGTGDGAYLGLLKKNLPAALKKARADLAFYVAGADVYAGDLLGGLKLTMEGIKKRDAFVFRECLRRGLPVAVVLSGGYAKKFKDTVRIHANTIRAANSEWGLANRG from the coding sequence ATGAAAATTGTTTTTTCAAAAAAATACACGGTAAATAATCATGATCATGTGTTCCGCGCGGATAAATTCGAGGGGGCGCTGAAAACGCTGCTCAGGGAAAAGATAATAAGCCGCGGGGATATTGTGGAAGCGCCGGAGCCTTCGCGGGAAGACCTTAGGCTCGCCCACAGCGCGCCGTGGGTGGATAAAAATCTCAGTTTTAGTTTTACCGCGAAAGACAGCGCTCGCGCCGAACTTGAGATAACCCCTGAAGTGGTTCTGGCACATTTGATGAACGTGGGGGGCACCGTAAAAGCGGCGGAAATAGCCCTTTCGGACGGCCTTGGCGTTAATTGCGGCGGGGGCGCCCACCACGCGTTCGCGGATCACGGAGAGGGCTTCTGTCTGCTGAACGATATCGCGGTGGCGGTTAAAAAACTGCTCAAAACAGAAAAAATCCGCCGCGCCGTAATTGTAGACCTGGACGCTCACCAGGGCAACGGCACGGCTTCCATCTTTGAAAAGGACAAAAGGGTCTTTACATTTTCAATGCATAACAGGGACATCTATCCGGAAAAAAAGGAAAAAAGTTCCCTGGACATCGAGCTCCGGCCCGGCACGGGTGACGGCGCTTACCTGGGCCTGTTAAAAAAGAACCTGCCGGCCGCGCTCAAAAAAGCCAGGGCCGATCTGGCCTTCTACGTGGCGGGGGCCGATGTTTACGCCGGCGACCTGCTTGGCGGACTCAAACTTACCATGGAGGGGATCAAAAAAAGGGACGCTTTCGTTTTCAGGGAATGTTTAAGGCGCGGGCTGCCGGTGGCGGTGGTTTTAAGCGGCGGCTACGCTAAAAAATTCAAAGACACTGTCCGCATTCACGCAAATACTATAAGGGCGGCGAATAGCGAATGGGGGCTAGCGAATAGGGGCTAG
- a CDS encoding clostripain-related cysteine peptidase, with product MFKKLVAVFAMIAIVSPLVSAEINFDTPKKTTLQQEIADLELSVPVAAPVDVKAHSGKVDKEWTIMVFINAKNNLEKYGLMDMNEMEMIGSTDKVNVVTELGRMSGYDSSDGNWVGSRRYLVVKDANMSKIASPVVQDLGKVDMGDYKHLIDFATWAKKNYPAKRYMLVVWNHGAGWIKSRGLEVKGISYDDETGNHINTPQLGMALKGIGKIDVYGSDACLMQMPEVNYEIKDYVDYIVGSEETEPGDGYTYNMLLGPLVAKPTMLGAELGKLAVDAYSDHYGTQDHTQSLVLASAMNGLVPVINDFVAAAIAANEKPLIKTAMGSAQSYAYAENKDLWHFLSLYSASSQNANVKAAAKALQDYLTGKLILHNRVNSTYADSHGLAIYLPDSPNSAYNDLAWAKASQWDEFINWYTK from the coding sequence ATGTTTAAGAAATTAGTCGCAGTATTCGCCATGATAGCCATAGTTTCACCCCTGGTGTCAGCCGAAATAAATTTCGACACCCCCAAGAAAACAACCCTTCAGCAGGAAATAGCCGATCTCGAGTTGAGCGTGCCTGTGGCCGCACCGGTGGATGTAAAAGCGCATTCCGGCAAAGTGGATAAAGAATGGACCATAATGGTCTTCATCAACGCCAAGAACAACCTGGAAAAATACGGGTTGATGGACATGAACGAGATGGAGATGATAGGCTCCACCGACAAGGTGAACGTGGTGACCGAACTGGGCCGCATGAGCGGCTACGACAGCTCGGACGGCAACTGGGTCGGTTCCCGCCGTTATCTAGTGGTGAAAGATGCCAACATGAGCAAAATCGCCTCTCCCGTGGTGCAGGACCTGGGCAAGGTGGATATGGGTGACTACAAGCACCTGATAGACTTCGCCACCTGGGCCAAGAAGAACTACCCGGCCAAGCGCTACATGCTGGTAGTCTGGAACCACGGCGCTGGCTGGATCAAGTCCCGCGGCCTGGAGGTCAAGGGTATTTCCTACGACGATGAGACCGGCAACCACATCAACACCCCCCAGCTGGGAATGGCTCTGAAGGGCATCGGCAAAATCGATGTGTACGGCTCGGATGCCTGCCTGATGCAGATGCCTGAAGTAAACTATGAAATAAAGGACTATGTGGATTATATAGTGGGTTCCGAAGAGACCGAACCCGGCGACGGTTATACCTATAACATGCTGCTCGGGCCCCTCGTCGCCAAACCCACCATGCTCGGTGCGGAACTCGGCAAGCTGGCCGTGGACGCCTACAGCGATCATTACGGCACCCAGGACCACACTCAGAGCCTTGTGCTGGCTTCCGCCATGAACGGCCTTGTTCCCGTGATCAACGACTTCGTTGCCGCCGCCATCGCAGCCAACGAGAAACCCCTGATCAAGACCGCCATGGGCAGCGCGCAGTCTTACGCCTACGCGGAAAACAAGGACCTGTGGCACTTCCTGAGCCTCTACAGCGCTTCTTCCCAGAACGCGAATGTGAAGGCCGCGGCGAAGGCCCTTCAGGACTACCTGACAGGCAAGCTGATCCTTCACAACCGCGTGAACAGCACATACGCCGACTCACACGGTTTAGCCATATACCTGCCCGACTCCCCGAATTCGGCCTACAACGATCTGGCATGGGCCAAGGCCTCGCAGTGGGACGAGTTCATCAACTGGTACACTAAATAA
- a CDS encoding clostripain-related cysteine peptidase, with protein sequence MRNKLNTTTEESMIRKISLSVLAVSLFASLVSAEVDFDKGTGINIKEELANTEVTPPSAPQDKGAIWDWFFGAPAPKGPAEWTIMVFVNGKNNLEPFALKDMNEMEQVGSSAKLNIVVEAGRMGEYTTVGNWTGTRRYLIKKDKDTNNVTSPVVQDMGKVDMGNYNSVIDFGNWAKKTYPANHYMLIIWNHGAGWIKSVNTNNKGISYDDETGNHINTPQMAAILKGIGGVDIYGSDACLMQMAEVVYEIKDYAQYIVGSEETEPGDGYTYNTFLGPLAAKPAMTADELAKTAVNAYADHYKASGEGSTQSYIKSTSIPGMLNAVNAFSYAITQAGDKSVVKSAMSSAQSYAYPENKDLYHFAQLVVAGTKSADVKAKGNALMSYITGMVLANRTTGNYSDSHGMAIYLPPSAPEAGYTDLAWAKYSNWSQFIGWYQKP encoded by the coding sequence ATGCGGAACAAACTTAACACCACCACGGAGGAATCCATGATACGCAAAATATCGCTGTCGGTGCTGGCCGTGTCACTGTTCGCTTCCCTAGTATCGGCGGAAGTCGATTTTGACAAAGGCACGGGCATCAATATTAAGGAAGAACTGGCGAATACAGAGGTTACGCCTCCGAGTGCGCCGCAGGACAAAGGCGCAATATGGGACTGGTTTTTCGGAGCACCGGCGCCGAAGGGACCCGCTGAATGGACTATAATGGTTTTTGTGAACGGCAAAAACAATCTGGAGCCGTTCGCCCTCAAGGACATGAATGAAATGGAGCAGGTCGGCTCTTCAGCCAAACTCAATATAGTGGTGGAAGCCGGCCGCATGGGCGAGTATACCACGGTAGGAAACTGGACCGGCACCAGACGCTACCTTATAAAGAAAGATAAAGACACCAACAACGTGACCTCCCCGGTGGTACAGGATATGGGCAAGGTGGACATGGGTAATTACAACAGCGTGATAGATTTCGGCAATTGGGCCAAGAAGACCTATCCCGCCAATCACTACATGCTCATAATATGGAATCACGGCGCGGGCTGGATAAAATCCGTCAATACCAATAATAAAGGCATTTCTTACGATGACGAGACCGGCAATCACATCAATACCCCGCAGATGGCCGCCATACTCAAAGGCATAGGCGGAGTGGATATATATGGTTCGGATGCCTGCCTTATGCAGATGGCGGAAGTGGTCTACGAGATAAAGGATTACGCGCAGTACATTGTAGGTTCGGAAGAGACCGAGCCCGGCGATGGGTACACTTATAATACCTTCCTCGGTCCCTTGGCGGCCAAGCCGGCCATGACCGCGGACGAACTTGCGAAGACCGCGGTGAACGCGTATGCGGACCATTACAAGGCCAGCGGCGAGGGTTCCACGCAGAGCTATATAAAATCCACCAGCATCCCCGGAATGCTTAACGCGGTGAACGCTTTCTCCTACGCCATAACCCAGGCGGGGGATAAGAGCGTTGTGAAAAGCGCCATGAGCTCGGCCCAGAGCTACGCTTATCCGGAGAACAAGGATCTCTATCACTTCGCCCAGCTCGTAGTGGCGGGAACCAAGTCAGCGGATGTTAAAGCCAAGGGCAACGCGCTCATGTCCTACATAACCGGCATGGTGCTGGCCAACAGGACAACCGGGAACTACTCCGATTCCCACGGTATGGCCATTTACCTGCCGCCGTCCGCTCCCGAGGCCGGTTATACCGACCTTGCCTGGGCCAAGTATTCCAACTGGAGTCAGTTCATTGGCTGGTATCAGAAGCCGTAA